The following coding sequences lie in one Epinephelus lanceolatus isolate andai-2023 chromosome 24, ASM4190304v1, whole genome shotgun sequence genomic window:
- the LOC117249960 gene encoding uncharacterized protein LOC117249960 isoform X2, with protein MASPLPLSSMRLLLPPLRLLTAAMWQVARQQSVRHYGMLEDFVSLVTEAVPQLLTDRQRSLLLLALRVKVTLSDPDANAIHAHLDKIRSVSEATVDQQVNEWCSALLTLADKLTQSPTDTQRLLQEVFDHSFDSALQSLISDFLSRMDQLFPVPDFKQAASWLDAAPGGLEDCLQEADRDNLRELLTNQSCLLGHVTTTVGPDTEKILLSAWSHPLFTKLTNPEPPPADAQDQSDPLLDVELVKVEVVVMTEDEQEEVEEIVIGQSQVEQEVSNESSAVGGVTPVMVESDRLKNSPGRLADQSEDTVSQSDAACSEVTANALYSISHNSQRVAHKCPRCGKCFIYRSQVIRHLRTNKSCGLALTTGVAVNMRSALEEEPSPPEPHPSRTHSCFQCNAIFETKAELLSHQRSHRARPIYQCGQCDKEFHHLSSLTNHKQTHLDTGGFTCSRCDKVFESAKERDAHRLQHRLPDLTCTVCDQTFSSQTQLLRHLQTHSVEGAEPCYNCRFCDQTFSGVTQLRIHQRTHTFRSYQCDQCSKTYGSLTGLQSHRASHTTESRFLCPQCGKRFKTRDGLEGHLRTHTGERPYRCPYCPKDFTALAGLNVHVRRHTGERPYVCTVCGKGWPSGGDLQKHMRTHTGERPYVCQDCGKAFSISCHLTEHRRIHTGEKPFSCPECGKCLRRKFDLKKHMLSHSDVRPYACAYCPKSYTRKTHLNRHLLTHRTADRKEELPETADEA; from the exons GTGACCCTCAGTGACCCAGACGCTAATGCCATCCACGCCCACCTGGATAAGATCCGCTCCGTCTCCGAGGCGACG GTGGACCAACAGGTGAATGAGTGGTGTTCAGCTCTGTTGACTCTGGCGGACAAACTGACGCAGAGTCCGACAGACACACAGCGCCTCCTGCAG GAGGTGTTTGACCACAGCTTTGACTCCGCTCTCCAGTCCCTCATATCTGACTTCCTGTCCAGGATGGACCAACTGTTTCCTGTGCCGGACTTCAAACAG GCAGCCTCCTGGCTTGACGCTGCCCCTGGTGGTCTGGAGGACTGTCTGCAGGAGGCCGACAGGGACAACCTCAGGGAgctgctgaccaatcagagctgttTGCTGGGACATGTGACCACCACAG tgGGTCCTGACACGGAGAAGATCCTCCTCTCAGCCTGGTCCCACCCCCTCTTCACCAAACTAACCAATCCAGAGCCTCCTCCCGCCGACGCCCAGGACCAATCGGATCCTCTCCTTGACGTGGAGCTGGtgaaggtggaggtggtggtgatgaCAGAGGATGAGCAGGAGGAGGTAGAGGAGATTGTGATTGGTCAGTCTCAGGTGGAGCAGGAGGTGTCCAATGAGAGCTCAGCCGTGGGCGGAGTCACACCTGTGATGGTGGAGTCGGACAG GTTGAAAAACTCACCTGGACGATtggctgaccaatcagaggacacag tcagccaatcagatgcGGCCTGCTCTGAGGTCACAGCTAACGCTCTGTACAGCATCTCCCATAATTCCCAGCGGGTGGCTCACAAGTGTCCTCGGTGTGGTAAATGTTTTATCTACAGATCTCAG GTGATCCGTCACTTGCGTACCAACAAGTCCTGTGGGTTGGCGCTGACGACAGGCGTAGCTGTAAACATGCGGAGTGCACTTGAAGAAGAGCCCAGCCCCCCAGAGCCCCACCCTTCCAGGACCCACTCCTGTTTCCAGTGTAACGCCATCTTTGAAACcaaagcagagctgctgtctcaCCAGCGCAGCCACCGGGCGCGCCCCATCTACCAATGTGGCCAGTGTGACAAGGAGTTCCACCACCTGTCCAGTCTGACCAATCACAAGCAGACGCACCTGGACACAGGCGGGTTCACCTGCAGCAGGTGCGACAAGGTGTTTGAGTCGGCCAAAGAGAGAGATGCCCATCGGCTGCAGCACCGGCTGCCGGACCTCACCTGTACAGTGTGCGACCAGACGTTCAGCTCTCAGACTCAACTGCTGCGACACCTGCAGACCCACTCTGTGGAGGGAGCCGAGCCCTGCTACAACTGTCGCTTCTGTGACCAGACCTTCTCAG GAGTGACCCAACTTCGTATCCACCAGCGAACACACACTTTCCGCTCATACCAGTGTGACCAGTGCAGTAAGACCTATGGCTCTCTGACCGGCCTCCAATCACACCGGGCGAGCCACACCACCGAGAGCCGCTTCCTGTGCCCGCAGTGTGGCAAACGCTTCAAGACCCGCGATGGGCTGGAGGGCCACCTGAGGACACACACCGGGGAGCGGCCCTACCGCTGCCCCTACTGCCCTAAAGACTTTACTGCACTCGCCGGCCTAAATGTGCACGTGCGCCGGCACACTGGGGAGCGCCCATATGTGTGCACGGTGTGTGGTAAGGGCTGGCCGTCTGGAGGAGACCTGCAGAaacacatgaggactcacacAGGTGAACGGCCATATGTTTGCCAGGACTGTGGGAAGGCCTTCTCCATTTCCTGTCACCTGACGGAACACCGGAGGATACACACCG GAGAGAAGCCCTTCTCATGTCCGGAGTGCGGCAAATGTTTGCGGAGGAAGTTTGACCTGAAGAAGCACATGTTGTCTCACAGCGACGTGCGTCCGTACGCCTGTGCCTACTGTCCGAAGAGCTACACCCGTAAGACTCACCTGAACAGACACCTGCTGACACACCGGACAGCAGACAGGAAGGAGGAGTTGCCGGAGACGGCTGATGAGGCCTGA
- the LOC117249960 gene encoding uncharacterized protein LOC117249960 isoform X1, whose protein sequence is MASPLPLSSMRLLLPPLRLLTAAMWQVARQQSVRHYGMLEDFVSLVTEAVPQLLTDRQRSLLLLALRVKVTLSDPDANAIHAHLDKIRSVSEATVDQQVNEWCSALLTLADKLTQSPTDTQRLLQEVFDHSFDSALQSLISDFLSRMDQLFPVPDFKQAASWLDAAPGGLEDCLQEADRDNLRELLTNQSCLLGHVTTTVGPDTEKILLSAWSHPLFTKLTNPEPPPADAQDQSDPLLDVELVKVEVVVMTEDEQEEVEEIVIGQSQVEQEVSNESSAVGGVTPVMVESDRLKNSPGRLADQSEDTGETHTVSQSDAACSEVTANALYSISHNSQRVAHKCPRCGKCFIYRSQVIRHLRTNKSCGLALTTGVAVNMRSALEEEPSPPEPHPSRTHSCFQCNAIFETKAELLSHQRSHRARPIYQCGQCDKEFHHLSSLTNHKQTHLDTGGFTCSRCDKVFESAKERDAHRLQHRLPDLTCTVCDQTFSSQTQLLRHLQTHSVEGAEPCYNCRFCDQTFSGVTQLRIHQRTHTFRSYQCDQCSKTYGSLTGLQSHRASHTTESRFLCPQCGKRFKTRDGLEGHLRTHTGERPYRCPYCPKDFTALAGLNVHVRRHTGERPYVCTVCGKGWPSGGDLQKHMRTHTGERPYVCQDCGKAFSISCHLTEHRRIHTGEKPFSCPECGKCLRRKFDLKKHMLSHSDVRPYACAYCPKSYTRKTHLNRHLLTHRTADRKEELPETADEA, encoded by the exons GTGACCCTCAGTGACCCAGACGCTAATGCCATCCACGCCCACCTGGATAAGATCCGCTCCGTCTCCGAGGCGACG GTGGACCAACAGGTGAATGAGTGGTGTTCAGCTCTGTTGACTCTGGCGGACAAACTGACGCAGAGTCCGACAGACACACAGCGCCTCCTGCAG GAGGTGTTTGACCACAGCTTTGACTCCGCTCTCCAGTCCCTCATATCTGACTTCCTGTCCAGGATGGACCAACTGTTTCCTGTGCCGGACTTCAAACAG GCAGCCTCCTGGCTTGACGCTGCCCCTGGTGGTCTGGAGGACTGTCTGCAGGAGGCCGACAGGGACAACCTCAGGGAgctgctgaccaatcagagctgttTGCTGGGACATGTGACCACCACAG tgGGTCCTGACACGGAGAAGATCCTCCTCTCAGCCTGGTCCCACCCCCTCTTCACCAAACTAACCAATCCAGAGCCTCCTCCCGCCGACGCCCAGGACCAATCGGATCCTCTCCTTGACGTGGAGCTGGtgaaggtggaggtggtggtgatgaCAGAGGATGAGCAGGAGGAGGTAGAGGAGATTGTGATTGGTCAGTCTCAGGTGGAGCAGGAGGTGTCCAATGAGAGCTCAGCCGTGGGCGGAGTCACACCTGTGATGGTGGAGTCGGACAG GTTGAAAAACTCACCTGGACGATtggctgaccaatcagaggacacaggtgagacacatacag tcagccaatcagatgcGGCCTGCTCTGAGGTCACAGCTAACGCTCTGTACAGCATCTCCCATAATTCCCAGCGGGTGGCTCACAAGTGTCCTCGGTGTGGTAAATGTTTTATCTACAGATCTCAG GTGATCCGTCACTTGCGTACCAACAAGTCCTGTGGGTTGGCGCTGACGACAGGCGTAGCTGTAAACATGCGGAGTGCACTTGAAGAAGAGCCCAGCCCCCCAGAGCCCCACCCTTCCAGGACCCACTCCTGTTTCCAGTGTAACGCCATCTTTGAAACcaaagcagagctgctgtctcaCCAGCGCAGCCACCGGGCGCGCCCCATCTACCAATGTGGCCAGTGTGACAAGGAGTTCCACCACCTGTCCAGTCTGACCAATCACAAGCAGACGCACCTGGACACAGGCGGGTTCACCTGCAGCAGGTGCGACAAGGTGTTTGAGTCGGCCAAAGAGAGAGATGCCCATCGGCTGCAGCACCGGCTGCCGGACCTCACCTGTACAGTGTGCGACCAGACGTTCAGCTCTCAGACTCAACTGCTGCGACACCTGCAGACCCACTCTGTGGAGGGAGCCGAGCCCTGCTACAACTGTCGCTTCTGTGACCAGACCTTCTCAG GAGTGACCCAACTTCGTATCCACCAGCGAACACACACTTTCCGCTCATACCAGTGTGACCAGTGCAGTAAGACCTATGGCTCTCTGACCGGCCTCCAATCACACCGGGCGAGCCACACCACCGAGAGCCGCTTCCTGTGCCCGCAGTGTGGCAAACGCTTCAAGACCCGCGATGGGCTGGAGGGCCACCTGAGGACACACACCGGGGAGCGGCCCTACCGCTGCCCCTACTGCCCTAAAGACTTTACTGCACTCGCCGGCCTAAATGTGCACGTGCGCCGGCACACTGGGGAGCGCCCATATGTGTGCACGGTGTGTGGTAAGGGCTGGCCGTCTGGAGGAGACCTGCAGAaacacatgaggactcacacAGGTGAACGGCCATATGTTTGCCAGGACTGTGGGAAGGCCTTCTCCATTTCCTGTCACCTGACGGAACACCGGAGGATACACACCG GAGAGAAGCCCTTCTCATGTCCGGAGTGCGGCAAATGTTTGCGGAGGAAGTTTGACCTGAAGAAGCACATGTTGTCTCACAGCGACGTGCGTCCGTACGCCTGTGCCTACTGTCCGAAGAGCTACACCCGTAAGACTCACCTGAACAGACACCTGCTGACACACCGGACAGCAGACAGGAAGGAGGAGTTGCCGGAGACGGCTGATGAGGCCTGA